A stretch of Megalobrama amblycephala isolate DHTTF-2021 linkage group LG14, ASM1881202v1, whole genome shotgun sequence DNA encodes these proteins:
- the tspan33a gene encoding tetraspanin-33: MAKAKTDEEFTFVSPVVKYLLFLFNMIFWVIALVLISIGVYSRIVKHETALACLTVDPALLLMILGILMFFITFSGCVGSLRENICLLQTFCIVLTIIFLLQLVAGVLGFVFSDKARGKVTDMVGSAIKHYRDDLDLQNLIDYGQKQFNCCGGISYKDWSQNMYFNCSEENPSKERCAVPFSCCLLSTDEAVINTMCGHGMQELEYLKASAFINTNGCIDKVVNWIHSNLFLLGGIALGLAIPQLVGILLSQILINQIQDQIRLQNYNKQHRSDPWS, translated from the exons ATGGCAAAAGCGAAAACAGACGAGGAGTTCACGTTCGTCAGTCCAGTGGTGAAATATTTACTCTTCCTCTTTAACATGATATTTTGG GTAATTGCACTGGTCCTGATATCTATTGGAGTTTATTCCAGGATAGTTAAACACG AGACAGCACTGGCCTGTCTGACAGTGGATCCTGCTCTGTTACTGATGATATTGGGCATTCTCATGTTCTTCATCACGTTCTCTGGCTGTGTGGGTTCTCTGAGGGAGAACATATGCTTACTGCAGACG TTCTGCATCGTCTTGACTATCATCTTTCTGCTGCAGCTAGTGGCTGGTGTTCTGGGTTTTGTCTTCTCAGACAAG GCACGCGGCAAAGTAACAGATATGGTTGGCAGCGCCATCAAGCATTACAGGGATGATTTAGACCTACAGAACCTCATTGACTATGGACAAAAACAG TTTAACTGCTGCGGTGGGATTTCGTACAAGGATTGGTCTCAGAACATGTACTTCAATTGTTCAGAAGAGAACCCGAGTAAAGAGCGCTGTGCTGTACCCTTCTCCTGCTGCCTGCTCTCCACAGACGAG GCTGTTATAAATACCATGTGTGGTCATGGGATGCAGGAGCTGGAATATCTTAAAGCTAGTGCCTTTATCAATACTAATGGCTGCATTGATAAAGTGGTGAACTGGATCCACAGCAACCTGTTTCTGTTGGGAGGCATCGCACTGGGCCTGGCCATCCCACAG CTGGTTGGGATCCTCCTCTCTCAGATCCTTATTAATCAAATTCAGGATCAGATTAGACTACAGAATTACAACAAACAACATCGCTCAGACCCCTGGAGCTGA
- the smo gene encoding smoothened homolog, translating into MSSKRLCSIVGGFWMLWIWAATSMVARAVILHPNETVFNDFCKKSTTCEVLKYNTCLGSPLPYTHTSLILAEDSETQEEALEKLAMWSGLRNAPRCWAVIQPLLCAVYMPKCENGKVELPSQHLCQATRKPCSIVERERGWPNFLKCENKEQFPKGCQNEVQKIKFNTSGQCEAPLVKTDIQASWYKDVEGCGIQCNNPLFTEDEHSDMHSYIAIFGSITLLCTFFTLATFLADWKNSNRYPAVILFYVNACFFIGSIGWLAQFMDGARKEIVCKSDDTMRLGEPSSTETLSCVIIFVIVYYSLMSGVIWFVMLTYAWHTSFKALGTTHQPLSGKTSYFHLVTWSIPFILTVAILAIAEVDGDSVSGICFVGYKNYRYRAGFVLAPIGVVLVVGGYFLIRGVMTLFSIKSNHPGLLSEKAASKINETMLRLGIFGFLAFGFVFITFGCHFYDFFNQAEWEKSFREYVLCEANVTIAHQTNKPIPECAIKNRPSLLVEKINLFSMFGTGIAMSTWVWTKATILIWKRTWFRIIGRSDDEPKRIKKSKMIAKAFSKRKELQKDPEKELSFSMHTVSHEGPVAGINFDLNEPSMEMSSAWAQHVTKMVARRGAILPQDISVTPTGTPVPPPEERNKLWMVEAEISPEMMKRKKKKKKRRKEIRPMGPAADEGNPAFHRREFGSSAVPRLPKLPGHRSLVANLWEQQRQQQEEQDMLPGAFPEFRPSCPIPYQERYGGLGYLRNKPSGLPLANPLTLRDSVQDDLGRFQQSSWQPNGVFRHYGQEASVMDAGRTAVVPRADGRRGVPIHSRTNLMEAELLDADSDF; encoded by the exons ATGTCCTCCAAGCGCCTCTGCTCCATTGTTGGAGGCTTTTGGATGCTTTGGATATGGGCAGCCACCTCTATGGTCGCTCGGGCGGTCATCTTGCACCCAAATGAAACGGTATTCAACGACTTTTGTAAGAAATCGACAACTTGCGAAGTGCTAAAATACAATACGTGCCTAGGTTCCCCTTTGCCGTACACACACACTTCTCTGATTCTGGCTGAAGACTCAGAAACTCAGGAGGAAGCCTTGGAGAAACTGGCCATGTGGTCTG GGTTGAGAAATGCTCCTCGCTGTTGGGCCGTCATTCAGCCATTGCTGTGTGCTGTTTACATGCCAAAGTGTGAGAATGGAAAGGTCGAACTGCCCAGCCAACACCTGTGCCAAGCTACACGCAAACCTTGCAGTATTGTGGAGCGGGAGCGGGGCTGGCCCAACTTTCTCAAGTGTGAAAACAAGGAGCAGTTCCCTAAGGGTTGCCAG AATGAAGTCCAGAAGATCAAATTCAACACATCAGGACAGTGTGAGGCTCCCCTTGTCAAAACTGACATCCAGGCAAGTTGGTACAAGGACGTGGAAGGCTGTGGGATCCAGTGCAACAATCCCCTGTTCACGGAAGACGAGCACTCTGACATGCATAGCTACATCGCCATCTTCGGCTCCATCACTCTCCTGTGTACCTTCTTCACACTG GCCACATTTCTCGCAGACTGGAAGAATTCCAACCGCTACCCCGCTGTGATCCTCTTTTACGTCAACGCGTGTTTCTTTATCGGAAGTATTGGATGGCTCGCTCAGTTCATGGATGGAGCCCGCAAGGAGATTGTGTGCAAAAGCGACGACACTATGCGGCTTGGAGAGCCATC GTCCACCGAGACGCTGTCATGTGTGATTATCTTTGTCATTGTGTATTACTCTCTTATGTCTGGGGTCATTTGGTTCGTTATGCTGACTTATGCCTGGCACACATCATTCAAAGCCCTGGGCACCACCCATCAGCCTCTGTCTGGAAAAACTTCCTATTTCCATCTGGTCACATGGTCTATTCCTTTCATATTGACAGTTGCTATACTGGCCATTGCAGAG GTGGATGGAGATTCAGTTAGCGGCATTTGCTTCGTCGGCTATAAGAACTATAGATACCGTGCAGGGTTTGTTCTGGCTCCTATCGGGGTGGTCCTTGTCGTTGGCGGCTATTTCCTGATACGAG GGGTTATGACATTGTTTTCCATTAAGAGTAACCACCCGGGGCTACTCAGTGAAAAAGCTGCTAGTAAAATCAATGAAACCATGCTGAGGCTTG GTATATTTGGATTCTTAGcctttggttttgttttcatcaCTTTCGGCTGCCATTTCTACGACTTTTTCAACCAAGCTGAGTGGGAAAAAAGCTTCAGGGAATATGTACT ATGTGAGGCTAATGTCACCATAGCTCACCAGACCAACAAGCCAATCCCAGAGTGTGCCATCAAGAACAGGCCAAGTCTTCTGGTTGAGAAGATCAACCTTTTCTCAATGTTCGGCACAGGCATTGCAATGAGCACGTGGGTTTGGACGAAGGCAACAATCCTTATCTGGAAACGTACCTGGTTCAG AATCATTGGACGAAGCGATGATGAGCCGAAACGCATTAAGAAGAGTAAAATGATTGCCAAGGCATTCTCAAAGCGAAAAGAACTGCAGAAGGATCCGGAGAAAGAGCTGTCCTTCAGCATGCACACCGTTTCTCATGAGGGACCTGTGG CGGGTATCAACTTTGACCTGAATGAACCATCAATGGAAATGTCTTCTGCATGGGCCCAACATGTGACCAAGATGGTGGCTAGAAGAGGGGCAATTTTACCGCAGGATATCTCAGTGACACCCACCGGAACGCCTG TTCCCCCTCCAGAGGAAAGGAACAAACTTTGGATGGTTGAAGCAGAAATTTCTCCTGAAatgatgaaaagaaagaagaagaagaaaaaaaggagAAAGGAAATACGGCCAATGGGTCCTGCAGCAGATGAAGGGAATCCTGCCTTCCACCGGAGGGAGTTTGGCTCCAGTGCAGTGCCGCGCCTCCCAAAACTTCCCGGTCATCGGAGTCTGGTGGCAAACCTGTGGGAGCAACAGCGACAGCAGCAGGAGGAACAGGATATGCTACCTGGAGCCTTCCCAGAATTCAGGCCTTCATGTCCAATTCCTTATCAGGAGAGGTATGGTGGGTTGGGATACTTGCGCAATAAACCCTCCGGCCTCCCCCTTGCCAATCCCCTGACGCTAAGAGATAGTGTGCAAGATGACTTGGGTCGCTTCCAGCAATCATCATGGCAACCTAATGGAGTTTTCCGGCACTATGGACAGGAGGCTTCTGTGATGGATGCTGGCAGGACTGCCGTTGTTCCACGGGCAGATGGTAGGAGGGGTGTACCAATACACTCCAGAACCAATTTAATGGAGGCTGAGCTGTTAGATGCTGACTCAGATTTTTAA
- the cax1 gene encoding cation/H+ exchanger protein 1, producing the protein MLRQGKKGSAEKRAPSRRQWRAQAVATDELMVDARDCSRMAHTKHTMSTDVESRRRRSTESSEPLWDHDLKGRRCNSQCDRLCVAGAYLEIPDTPSPCTSQYFGHYTPKCLSTHRHSLHSRCTDDVWQEASIRTTIRAENEVEAHKLANNYRFGFRKWKSHVTERPIEDRSDVVKELYSELNYIKHHSGSLVTVGNIVYVLLFGWWISLFYFLVSLLMFCTIAGIPYGKLCLELSGYFLWPFGKALQKSSSLVRKCCMKFPHCEAIPEEVDEVKESLEVKESTPLLRSTPAVNTEIPVTMPAPKQTRYWCRLSTYVWLVLGYPLLAVVHSLAIFLSWMMVFTIPVSKMNARTLSIILLMPPEEVKVQTVKKPQGCETRVLLCCYHAFNWYYYKYTVDGINVFAVNLLPLVIITLVIGYVDKDNYFVSSEVKFATAVSSIIPLSYYIGMGIASISAQSNFAVGAVVNATFGSITEMAFYITALLQGHRAGNKCYAEVVKAALTGTLLGCILFIPGICMIIGGCKHREQRFNSRSAGVSSALLFISVGGVFAPTLFSKAYGNFICEGCNNSPGNTTKPFICNNCHYDLSENNRPLFLSHIEPLVYTVSVLLPAAYLIGLIFTLKTHSHIYDIQVSDAHCHVISDHGAVVHWSRTRALVVLILATILMAACADLSTEHIKPIISNSSVSQYFIGVTVLAMVPELPEIVNGIQFALQNNISLSLEVGSCIAVQVCMLQIPLLIMFNAFYDVGFVLIFSDLHLWASIFSVILVNYIFMDGKSDYFQGTALVVVYLILLALYFFAPAPLGC; encoded by the exons ATGTTAAGACAGGGAAAGAAAGGCAGTGCTGAGAAGCGCGCTCCCAGCAGGCGTCAGTGGCGCGCACAGGCAGTGGCTACAGATGAACTGATGGTGGACGCGCGAGACTGTTCCAGGATGGCTCACACCAAACACACGATGTCCACTGATGTGGAGAGTCGGAGGCGACGGTCTACTGAGAGTTCAG AGCCCCTCTGGGACCATGACCTTAAAGGTCGCCGCTGTAACTCCCAGTGTGACAGACTGTGTGTAGCTGGAGCATATCTTGAGATCCCAGATACTCCTTCCCCCTGCACCTCCCAGTATTTTGGACACTACACCCCGAAATGCCTCTCTACTCACA GGCATTCACTGCATTCACGATGCACGGATGACGTTTGGCAGGAAGCGAGCATCCGAACCACCATCCGAGCAGAAAACGAGGTGGAGGCACATAAACTTGCCAACAACTACAGG TTTGGTTTCAGGAAATGGAAGAGTCATGTAACTGAGCGGCCCATTGAGGACAGATCTGATGTAGTTAAGGAGCTTTATTCTGAGCTCAACTATATCAAACATCATTcag GATCACTGGTCACTGTTGGAAATATAGTATATGTATTGCTCTTTGGTTGGTGGATCTCTTTATTTTACTTCTTGGTTAGTCTGCTGATGTTTTGTACCATTGCTGGGATCCCATATG GAAAACTCTGTTTGGAGCTGTCAGGTTATTTCTTATGGCCATTTGGGAAGGCACTGCAGAAA AGCAGCAGCCTGGTTAGAAAATGTTGTATGAAATTCCCACATTGTGAGGCCATTCCAGAAGAGGTGGATGAAGTAAAGGAGTCTTTGGAGGTGAAAGAATCTACACCTCTGTTGCGCTCCACTCCTGCCGTTAACACAGAAATCCCTGTGACTATGCCGGCCCCCAAGCAGACGCGTTATTGG TGTCGGTTGAGTACGTATGTTTGGCTGGTTCTGGGATACCCCCTGCTGGCTGTGGTTCACTCCCTGGCCATCTTCCTGTCCTGGATGATGGTGTTCACCATCCCTGTGTCAAAGATGAATGCCAGGACCTTGAGCATCATCCTGCTCATGCCACCTGAAGAGGTCAAAGTTCAGACTGTGAAAAAG CCACAAGGTTGTGAGACCAGAGTTCTGCTTTGCTGTTACCATGCATTCAACTGGTACTATTACAAATACACCGTGGATGGGATCAATGTGTTTGCTGTCA ACCTCTTGCCGCTGGTTATCATCACTCTGGTGATCGGCTATGTGGACAAAGATAATTATTTTGTGAGTTCAGAGGTAAAGTTTGCCACAGCAGTGAGCTCCATTATCCCATTGTCTTACTACATTGGGATGGGAATAGCAAG TATTTCCGCCCAGAGTAACTTTGCAGTGGGAGCGGTAGTAAACGCCACGTTCGGCTCGATTACGGAGATGGCCTTCTACATCACAGCTTTGCTGCAGGGTCACCGCGCAGGAAACAAATGCTATGCAGAGGTCGTCAAAGCTGCTCTCACCGGCACCCTGCTGGGCTGCATCCTCTTCATACCT GGGATCTGTATGATCATCGGGGGCTGTAAGCACCGAGAGCAGAGGTTCAACAGCAGGTCGGCAGGGGTCAGCTCAGCCCTGCTCTTCATATCAGTAGGAG GTGTTTTCGCCCCTACGCTGTTTTCAAAAGCTTATGGAAACTTTATATGTGAGGGCTGTAACAACTCACCTGGTAACACCACAAAGCCCTTCATATGTAACAATTGCCACTATGACCTG AGCGAAAACAACCGACCTCTTTTTTTGAGTCATATTGA GCCTTTAGTGTACACAGTCTCTGTCCTGCTACCTGCTGCGTATCTCATTGGTCTGATCTTCACTCTTAAGACTCATTCGCATATTTATGATATCCAAGTCAGTGATGCCCACTGTCATG ttaTTAGTGACCATGGTGCAGTGGTTCACTGGTCTAGAACGAGAGCTCTAGTGGTGCTCATTTTGGCTACGATATTGATGGCAGCTTGCGCTGATCTCAGCACTGAGCACATCAAACCGATCATCTCGAACTCCAGTGTCTCACAG TATTTTATTGGAGTTACTGTATTGGCCATGGTTCCCGAGCTTCCTGAGATAGTCAATGGGATCCAGTTCGCTCTTCAAAACAACATCAGTCTCAG CCTGGAAGTGGGGAGCTGTATTGCAGTTCAGGTGTGCATGCTGCAGATACCGCTACTGATCATGTTCAATGCTTTTTAT GATGTTGGATTCGTTCTCATTTTCAGTGATTTACACCTCTGGGCGAGCATCTTTAGTGTTATCCTGGTCAACTACATATTTATGGATGGAAAGTCGGACTACTTTCAGG